A window of Nonomuraea angiospora genomic DNA:
TCGTCAAGGCCGGCGGCAAGGGGCACAAGAAGTTCCAGACCGCTTCGATCGTGTCCATCAGGGACGGAGGCCGCGCCTAGCCCGAGGGCCGCGACAACGGAGATGAGCACATGACTCCTTGCCGCTCCTCGTGTGCTGCCGTTTGCTGTATCTGATCTTCATCCGGGTTGCGGGCCGGCTGATCCTGCCGGCTCGCAGTAACCACCGCACGAGACGTGAAGTGATCGGCGCCGGAGATGGGCAGAACCTATGACGACGGTGCCGTGGTCACACTGGCGCCGGCTCGGGAGTGAGGGAGACGACCAGGGTTCACAGCCTCGGCGGGATCAGGGCGGAACATCGTCAAGCCCGTGGTGTCTCCCACCCGCTGATAACGCTTCGGCCCTGACCAGCGCCCATGCCCCTTCATGGCTGGGGAAAGGGGGAAGGGCCTGCGCATGGCCGCGTCACGGTGGTGACGTCGTGCCGTCCCGTGTCTGGCTGGAGCTATCCGGTACGAGGGGTAGGAGGATTTCATAGAGGTCGCGAAGCTGGTCAGCGTCGACGGGAGGAAAGACGACAGTTGCTCCAACCGCAAGCAGGTAGGGCAACAGGGCCGCCGTCCGGGCCTCCTCGTCGCTGGCGACGGCTGATCGCCACACCCGCTGGAGTGCGGACAGTCTGGCCTCGTCCAGGCGGGTCTGCACGGCACGCACATCCGCATCCCATGTCGCCCACGCCCGCACTGCGATATCGAGTTCTGGACGATAGAGTCCTGTGCCGCCAGGGCGGACGAGTTTCGTCAGCCGTGCCAGAATTACCCGGGCACCAGCCGACTCGCCGACGTCGGCAATTGCATTCTCGAGCGTTTCGATCGATAGGTGCTCGAAATGGGCGAGAAGCGCTTTCTTGTATCCCTCTGCGCCATCGAAGTGATGGTGGAACGACCCTTTCGACAGGTTAAGCCGAGCGGCGATCCGGTCGATTCGAATCCCTGCTGCGCCTTCTTCAGCGAGGACCTTCAAGCCTTCGTTCAACCACCGGTCTCGTGCCGTACTCATCCGGCAAACATACCATCAGGTATGGAGCGGTCCGCGCTCGCCGAGGCGCATGCGAGCTTCATGCCATGAAGCTGAAGAAGCCGACGGCGATGCAGATCAACAGCATGGCGGTGGCGTTGAGGAAGAGGTTACGGCCGAAGTCTCGGGCCGCGATGTGCATCGCGATGGCGACCATGAAGTAGAGGACGAGCGCAGCACAGGTCACGGCACCGAGGTACGGCAGCCAGATGCCCAGGATCAGACCGGCCGCGGCGGCGAACTTCAGCGGGGGCATGATCCACCAGTAACGTCGCGGCCAGTTCACGTCTTCGAAGCACTGGGCGATGAACGGAACGGGCTTGATGCACATGACGGCGTCACCGACCTGGATGATCGCTAGGACGACAACCGGCCAAACCGGATCGGGCAATGCTGACATGTCTCTCCTCGGGCAATGAATTGCTCACGATGCACTAGTACCATACCATACGGTATAGTATGGTCAGCGCAGGCCATTCAGCTTGCACGGCTACCACCAGCGATACCTGGCCGATCTGCCGGTCAGCGGACGTGGCGCGGTCGTCGAGGTGCCGGTGCGGCGACCGCCCCTCCCAAGCTCCCTTTTCGGGAAGATCATCACGGGTCGAGTGCCCGATCAAACCCTCCTCAGGCTCACAGGGGCCTGACCTGGGCGGATGTAATTATCGGCAGGCGCACAGCCGACTGGCGCCCAGCGGGCCGCCCAGCATCCGCTCACCATCACCTGTCACCCTGGCGCCTTCCTGGAGTTCCTCCCCTCACCATAGATCTCCTCTCTGTGTGGAACGAGGTTCTCTGGGGCGTGCTGACCAGGGCTAACGTCTCCCAGGCGCGCCGGGAGGGTGCCGGTGCGCAGCATGTGTTTGCCGGCCACCGTGCGTTGGTGGCCGAGGACGTCGGCGGGCTGCCAGTGCACGTTGGTGGCCCAATTCAGGCGTTCGAACAGGCTGATGAGTGCGGCGGAGGGGTCGATCTGGCGGCCGGTGCGGCCGTGCCGGGCGCAGTTGGGCTGGCTGTGGTGGCCGTTGTGCCAGCTTTCCCCGAAGGACAGCAGGGCCAGCGGCCACAGGTCGGTGGAGCGGTCGTGGCGGCGGGTTTTGTGCGGCCGCTCGCCAATCACGTGGCACAGGGAGTTGACGCTCCAGGTCACGTGCTGCAGCAGGGCGATGCGGACCAGGCCGGCCCAGATGAACGCGGTCAGCCCACCGTAGAGGCTGCCGCTGATCGCCCAGCCCGCCGCGAACGGCAGGAGCAGGGAGGCGGCGCACAAGGCGGGGAAGGCGCGCGAGATACGCAGCATGGCCGGATCGTTGCGCAGCAGGTCGGGGGCATACCGTGTGGCCGAGGTGGGTTCGCTGGAAAACAGCCAGCCCAGGTGGGCATGGGCAAGGCCGCGCAGTTGTCCGCCGGGACCGGTGCCGTAGCGGTAGGGGGAGTGCGGGTCGCCCGGCTGGTCGGTGAAGGCGTGGTGGCGGCGGTGGACGGCCACCCAGTCGATCAGCTTGCCCTGGAAGCTCATCGACCCGGCCACGGCCAGGATAACGCGTAGCCAGGGGCGGGCGGTGAAGGAGCGGTGGGTCAGCAGCCGGTGGAAGCCGACCGTCACTCCCAGCCCGGTCGCGACGTAGAAGACGGCGGCCAGCAGCAGGTCGGTGAGGGTGACCCCACGTCCCCACGCCAGCCAGATTCCGGCGCCCAGCGCGATGAACGGCGCGATGACGATCGTGGCCGTCAGCGCCACCTGCCCGGCATGGACACTGAGGCGCTGCTGGGCGTGCGGGAACGGAGATCGCCCGTCGTATGCCGCAGCCGGGGCCTGGGCGCGCATCTCGCTCACGCCACCATCGGCAGGCCGCGGTCCAGGCCGGTGGTGCGCAGCAGCCGGGACATGAACGGGCGGGGCGCCCTCAGGGCCAAGGTGATGCCCATCCGCCGGGCGCGGTGCTGGATGCCTACCAGGACGGCCAAGCCGCCGGCGTCACAGAAGGACACCTGCGACAGGTCGATGATGAGCAGGCTCGTGCTGTAGTGCAGCGTGTTCAGCAGTCGCCGGCGAAGCGCTGCGCTGCTGAAGATGTCGATCTCGCCGGACAGATGAACGGTGGTCGTACTTGATGGGTTGGCCACGCCGAGTGGCGCGGTGTCGATGACGGTCATGGAAGTCTCCTTTGGAGAAGCTGAAACGAGCTGAGATGCCTGCCGACCGGAAAGCCGGTCCGCCGCCAGAACGGGCGGTCCTGGAACCGTTCGATCCGGTCGGCAGACGCACGCGGGTCACGCCGGTGCTGACGGCCGTCTGGTGGAGGAGGGCATCTCTTGGCCGATGAGCGACCCGCCCTCGTTCTCGCAGCAGCCCGTGCCGTCAGCGGCCGTCCGCGCGCAGGGGCGCAGCGGGGTTGGGCGGCAAGCGCGCGACGGTGAGAATGTCGTCGATGCTCAAGCCGGCGGTGTCCTGGGCGGTGAGCTTGAGCGTGGCCTCGGCAGGTCCGGCGGCGGTGTCCGGCGGGATGACCAGCAGTACGACCGGCTCGCCGGCCGCGAAGATGAGAGTGATCAGGCGCGGGTCGGTGTGGCGGAACCAGCCGATGCGAACCTGACGCCCGCATGCCGGGATGCGGTGCGGGATGCTCTGCCACGCGTCGCGATGCAGGCCGATGCGCAGCGTGACTCGATCAAGCAGCCGGTCCACGGCGGCGATGAGGCCGGGTAGTTCGGCGGCCGCGTCGCGGGAGTAGGGCCACCAGGCCCCGTCCACCACGGCTCGCCGATCCAGCACCGGGTGGAGACCGAGCCGTAGCGCGGAATCGACCCGAGGCATCGCGGGCGCGGTGGAGCTGAGCGGTGCGGGTCGAGAAAGAAGTGCCGGCGTCATGGTCGCCTGACCTGTCCAGGCCCCCGAAAGGGGGGCCACGGTGAGTGATTCGCCAGAGGCGACGCGGACCTGAATGCCAACGCTCGAAAAGACCCCGGTGTCTTCACTCTACCGGCTACTTCCGGAATTCCCTAATTCCGGAAGTAGACTGGGTAGATGACTTCCGGAAACTCACCTTCAGAGCTCACGCAACCGGCCGGAGTAGCTTCCGGAAACGCAAGCCGATCGCGGGCCGTGCCGCTCTCCGCTCCCCACGCCGCCGTCCTGGCCGACTACACCGCCGCACTCGAGCACGCCCCGCTGGCCGACTCCACCAAGACCAAGTACGCCTCCCGGCTGCGCGGCTACCTGGCCTGGCTGGCCGGCCAAGCCGACGCCGGCGCCCTGAACGGCGACCCGCTCAACGACCCGGTCGCCGCCACCGGCGCGGTACGCGACTTCCGCCGCCACCTCAAAAACGGCCGCCGCGCCCCCAACACCATCGACACCTACCTGTCGGCCATCGACGACTTCTACGCCCGCCAAGGCCTCGGCAAGCCCCAAGCAGGCCGCGAACGCGACACCCGCCGCACCGCCCCCCGCACCGCCCCCCGCGCCCTGGACGCCCGGCGCGCCCGCCGCTACCTCCGCCACGTCCAGCTCACCGCATCCCCACGGGACAAGGCCATCGCCCTGCTGCCTTACTACGCGGGCCTGCGCATTTCCGAAGTCGTCGGCCTCGACCTGACCGACGTACGCCTGTCGGCCCGCAAAGGCGAACTCCGCATCCGCGGAAAAGGCCGCGACGCCGGCAAGATCCGCCTGCTGCCCGTCCACCCCGACCTGCGCCAGGCCCTGGCCGACTGGCTGGCAACTCGCACCGGCTGGAAGGGAGCCGGCACCCACACCGCGCTGTTCCTCAACCACCGCGGCGCCCGGCTGAGCGACCGCGCAGCCCGAGAGATCATCACCGGCCTCGGCGACGCCATCGGCCTGGGCGACGACCCCACCGAGCCCTTCAGCCCACACGTCCTGCGCCACACCTTCGCCACCCAGCTCATCCGCGACGGCAAGGACCCCATTCTGGTTGCCGAGTTGCTGGGGCACAGCTCGTTGGACACCACCCGCCGCTACGCCCTGCCCACGGAAGCTGACAAGGCCGCCGCCCTGGACGCTCTCATCACCGATCACTGACCGGAGCCACACCAGAGCAAACAAACCGGTTCGGAGCGGGTGGCGTGATTGTCACTCCGTATCCCAGCTTGATCGGAGGGCACCGCATCCGCGCCACAGTAGGCGAATGTGGAGGGCAGCCGCCTACAGCGTTCGACGCTGGGCAGGGGTCCCTTGCGGATTCTGGCGAAAGGAGCCGGCTGTGCCTGAGAATGTCGCACTGATCATTCGATTCCACCTGATGAGCGGCGAAGACGTCTCCGTGATGAGCGGGGACTTCGACGGAGAGCCGGAGGCGGTGGCGGCGATCGCTCATGCTATGGACGAGCGGCGCAGCCTGGTGTTGATGCGGGCGAGATATGGCCGTGAGACCGACGTGAACGGCGTAGTCGTCAACCTCGCCAACGTGGTGTCGGCGCGTGTGTCGAAGACAGCCAGCGCCGAGGCGGGCCAGTACCTGTAGCGGTGGGCTGCCACGACACGCCCTGACATTGGCCAGCCGGACGGTGTCCTCGGCGAACCTCTCACCGGAGCCCGGGCGTGGTCCGGCTGAGGTCGTCGATGAAGGCGAACATACGCCCATCAAGGGCTGATCCGATTGTTGCTACGTAAGATCGTCGCCGGGGTGACCGGAAACACCTCCGCCCACCGGCAAGCTCACGTCCGAAGCAGAAAGTTCCCTCGTGGGAGGCAGGATGAGCGATCAGGGCAACAGGCGGTCCATCCTGGTCGGCTACGACGAATCGCCGGGAAGTGAGCAGGCGTTGCGCTGGGCGGTCGAAGAGGCGCGGCTGCGTCGACTTCCCATGCTGGTCTGTCACGCTTGGCAGTGGCCATACCCTTTGCGCCCCATCAGCGAGCAGGTGCTGGTGCACCTCGAGAATATCGCCACCAACGTGGTGCACAACGGTGTCGACCACGCGCGCGGATTCGACGCCCGTGTCGAGGTCCGGCCGTTGCTGGCCAAGGGTCCGGTTTCGGCGGTGTTGTTGGATGCGGCACACGAGGCCGCGCTCGTGGTGTTGGGTTCCCGAGGGGTAGGAGGCTTCGAGGACCTGCGGGTGGGGTCAGCAGCCGTGCAGGTCCCCGCTTACAGCGTCAGGCCCGTCATTGTGGTACGGCCGGAGGAACCGGCAGGTCAGAGCAGTGTACGGGTCGTGGTCGGCATCGACGGCTCGCCCGCCAGCCAGGCGGCGTTCGCTTTCGCCCTGGAGGAGGCCGCATTGCGTGGCGGGACAGTGAGGGCCATTTGCGGCTGGTGGGATCCCGGAGCTCTGCCAGGGCCTGATCAACTTCCCTTTGTGGACGCCGCGACGATGCGCGCTGGAGCTGAGGCCCGCTTCCAGCAGGTGATGTCGGTACCGACCTCCCAGTACCCAGATGTGCCGGTGACGACCGACTTTGTGGACGAGCGTCCCCCGCGGGCGATCGTCGAAGCCGCCAAGGGCGCGTCATTGCTCGTGCTGGGAGGACACGGGCCCGGTGTGAGGTCTGGCGCCCTGTTGGGAGTGGTTACCCAGGCTGCGCTATCCGAAGTTCACTGCCCGGTGGCCGTGATCCCGTTCCCGAACTGATCCGTCCTGACTCTGCCAGAGGTCACGCCGGCCTCCGGACCGCCTTCCGAACCTCTGAGTGCCGGGCCTCTTCACCCGGTGGCAGAGAAGCCACGCTTCACACCATCGGCAGGCTGCGGTCCAGGCCGGTAATGTGCAGCAGTTTGGACATGACTGGGCGGGGCGCGGCCAGGGCCAGGGTGATACCCATGGTTCGGGCGCTGCGCTGGATGCCGACCAGGACGGCCAGGCCGGCGGCATCGCAGAATGACACCGCGGACAGATCGAGGATGAGCAGGCTCGTGCTGTACTTCAGGGTGCCCAGCAGACGCGAGCGCAGCGCCGGGCTGGTGCAGATGTCGATCTCGCCGGCGAGGCGGACAGTGGTCGGCACCGTTGGATCGGCTCTGCCGAGCGGGAAGGCGTCGGTGACGGTCACGCCATGCTCCGATCGGAGGAGAGACGCGCGTGGCTTCCGGTCGGCTTGACCGGCTCGCTGCCCGCGGGGTACGTCTTGTGGATCCTGTTCGATGACAAATCCGCCCTCGTTCTCCCAGCCGGCCGAGGCGTCGGCCTCCGGCGTGCTGGCGACGGGCTCGGCGGGCCGGTACGCGCTGAGCAAGTGCGCCGCCTGGTGAGGTCCCGCGTCGGGCGGAACAACCAACAGCGTGACGGGTTCGGTCCCCGTGACGGTCAGGACGATCAGGTGCGGATCGGCCCCACGCAAGCAGTCCACCCTGACCTCCCGGCCGCGAGCGGGGATACGGTAGGGGATGTCGTCCCAGGCATCGGCGCGCAGGCCGACGCACTGCGTGATCCGGCTCAGTCGCTGGTCGACCGCGGCAATGAGATCGGGCAGTTCGGCGGCGGCGTTGCGGGAGTAGGGCCACCACACTCCAGCTGTGGCGTCCCGCCGGTAAAGGATGGGATCAAGCCGGAGCCGGACCGCGGAGTCGATCGCGGGGTGCGTGTCGGCAACGGCGTTCAGCGGTGCGGGATTTGTAAGCAGTGCGAGGTTCATGATCGTTGGCCTGTCTGGGCCCTCTCAAAGGGCTGTCGTCTATCGCCGGGGGCGACGCCGACCTGAATGCCAACGCTCAAAAAATCCTCGGTACTTTGATTATACCGCTAGATCCCGAAATTACTTTATGCTGAATGCAAAAGCCTGTCGCTCAGGCTGCGGCGAACCGCGCGGTTCCAGGCGGGTAGATGAGCAGGCAGCCCTCCCACCTCGGTTATACCACGCGCCTGTATACGCAACACCAGTGTTGCCGCGTACCCGGAATTCTTGGACTTCCTGCCCATCACTGCTTCTCGTCCCCCCACTCACCCACCACAATCATTCACGCCCCCTACACGGATACCGCGATACGTGAGATATGGATTGGGCGGCGTATGGTGGATTCACCTGGGACATTCCGCATGTCGGCAGCCGCGTCGACGTCACCTCAGGCACAGCCGGCCTTTCACGCCGGAGACAGGCGGCACGCCAGATGCCGAACCACCATCCACCGGTCACGCCCCTCGCTCTCCAGCCGGCCCGGGTGTTCCTGGAGCCGACGCTGACCCGGGACGGAACGCTCGACGGCGCCTGGTGGCCCCACTCCACCGACCTCCAGCGCGAACTGCCCGCCCTCATCCGCATCCTCCAGGACCGGCTCGGTCCCATCCTCCGGGTCCGGCTCGACACGGCCGCATGGGACGGCATCCCTGCCCACCTGTTTGTCGACGGCCGGTTCCTGCGCGTCAGCGGCCTCCCGGCGGTACCCAACACGATCAGAGTGATCCGCGGCAACCAGGACGGCTTCCTGCTCCTGGTCATCCCACCCGACACCACCGGACCCATCGCCGCCGCCGCGATGAGAACCGCCGCACGAACAGGCAACACGTTGTCCGCGAACGAGATCCTCGCCCACTGCCACTCGGCCGCCCACGGCGGCATACCGAGCACGAGGATGCGCCGCTACCGCGACTCCGACGCAGACGCCGTGCTCGCGCTGATCGACGCCGACCGCCTGCCCGGCCAGCCTGCGTGCACGCCCGACAAGCTCGGCCAAGCCGTGTCCGGGTTGTCTCAGCGCGACCCGGCCCTTTGGGCCGATCTCGAACACTCCAGAACCGACGTGCTGGTGGATCAGGACGACCGGGTCATAGGCGCAGTGTCCTGCGCGGTGCATCACAACGACAGCACCGGGCAGATCCTGTGGTTGCACGGACGGGAGATCCTGGACGTCGTCGAGGCCCTCGTCTCCCACGCCCTGCGCGAGCTCGGCGGCAGGGACATCATCCACGCCTTCACTGCCGCGCTCGGCCTCGGGCTCGCCGCCCTGCCGACAGGCCGCCGACCCGTCACCACAAAAGTACTCGAGCGCGCCGGGTTCGCCGGACGAAACTCCTGGCGATACCTACACCGCACCACACCACGTGACCTCGATGCCATGGCATGCTCGTTGGTCGAGGTGGTCTGCAGCAAAGCTCCGCCGGGATGGTGGCTCAAAGCCCGAAATGACGACTGCTCCGCCCAACTCGTCGCCCAAGAGCCGACGGACGGCCTCGGCGTCCTGTGGTGGTTCGGGGCGGACGCCGGCCACGCCGACGAGACGCTCGAACGAGCGCTCCTCCAGGAGGCCGACGGCCTCCTGCGCAAACATGGAGCGTCGGAGATCACCCTGTACGCGGCGGGCGATCCGGAACCGGCCTGGGCACCGTTCGACGCCGGCTTCACCGAAATCGACCATCTCGTCTCCTACACCCGACGAACGTCCCCGCTGGCCGCCCGACCCGTCGCCCGGCGAAGCGCTGATCAGGGGCCCTGATACTGGACGCCGCCGCCTGGTCGGACACGGCGCGCCGGTCCCCTTGGGACAGCCACCGGCTGCCTCAGCTTTCGGGTCCCGAGGGGACCGCGAGGGGCAGTTGAACGATGAAGCAAGCCCCGCCGATAGGGGCCGGCTCGACCCATACGGTCCCGTGGTGGGCTCTGACGATTTCCCAGGTGATGGCCAGGCCGAGGCCGGTGCTGGTACTGCCATGCTGAGGGATGGTCTTGAGCCGGTACAGCCGGTCGAAGACGCGTTTCCTGTCTTTCTCCGGCACGCCGGGGCCGTCATCGCGGACCATCAGTCGCGCCATGCGGTCGCTGCGGTCGACTTGGACCTGCACCTGGTGTCTGGCGTAGCGCTGGGCGTTGTCCAGCAGGTTGGTCACGATCTCGCAGATCTGAGTGGGCATAGCCTTGACCAGCACACCGGGAGTGCAGATCACTTCAACCGGGACGGGGTCGGTCCGGACAGCGACTTCCCGCCTGACCAGCTCGCACAGGTCGATCTGTTCCCACTCTATTTCGGCGGCGCGACTGCGAGCGATCAATAGCAGATCAGTGGCCAGCGCCTCCACCCGATCCACCCCGCGTAGCACCCCTTCGAACACCCCGGAGTAGTCGACCCGGTCAGGATCGGCAAGCGCCTCTTCCACCGCGACGCGTATCCCGGCCAGTGGGGAGCGGATCTCGTGGGCGATGGTGGAGGCGAACCGCCGCTCACGGTCCAGCATGTCCAGACTCACGTTGATGTTCTCGACCAGTTGCGCTACCTGCGCCAGGTCACGCCGCTGGACGATCTGGCCGTACTCATCGCTGATGTTGATCTTAGCGAGATCACCGGAGATACTGCCCACCCGCCGCAGCATCCGGACCGTTATCCGGCCGGCCACCATGGCAGCCAGCAACCCCACCCGGTTGCGCAAGCGCCTCCCAAGACCACCGACCCAAGAACCCGCCCGGTCCAGCCCCCAACGCAGCGTTGACGTACCCATCGCATGTTCCCCCCGAGCAAGCCCCCCACAGCCAGTCTAGCTGCGGTGCTATGCGCCCCTTTTAATCCGTAGGTTCCGGGTTCGAGCCCCGGGCGCCCGCGCGGATCTCGGCGAGCATCGACTCCAGCTGCTCGATCGCCATTCTGTACGCCGGGGCGCCCAGCAGCAGGCGCTGGGGTGGGTGTCGGCGGCGAGGGCGGTGATGAGCGCCCGGGCGGCGGAGTGGGGGTCGCCGGGCTCCTTGCCGGTGTCCGCGCGGAACGCGGCACGCTGCGCGCCGGCCGTGTCGGCGTAGTCGGCGATCTCCCGCTCGGGCAGCGTCTCATGGGCGGAACGCCCGGCCCAGTCGGTGCGGAAGGGGCCGGGCTCGACGAGCAGCGTGCTGATACCCAGCGGCGCGACCTCCTGGCGCAAGGAGTCGGTCAGGCCCTCGACGGCGAACTTGGTAGCGGCGAAGTAGCCGATGCCGGCGTTGTTGACCAGGACGTCGATGCCGCCGAACCGCTCCTGGGCCGTG
This region includes:
- a CDS encoding TetR/AcrR family transcriptional regulator, whose translation is MSTARDRWLNEGLKVLAEEGAAGIRIDRIAARLNLSKGSFHHHFDGAEGYKKALLAHFEHLSIETLENAIADVGESAGARVILARLTKLVRPGGTGLYRPELDIAVRAWATWDADVRAVQTRLDEARLSALQRVWRSAVASDEEARTAALLPYLLAVGATVVFPPVDADQLRDLYEILLPLVPDSSSQTRDGTTSPP
- a CDS encoding DoxX family protein, whose protein sequence is MSALPDPVWPVVVLAIIQVGDAVMCIKPVPFIAQCFEDVNWPRRYWWIMPPLKFAAAAGLILGIWLPYLGAVTCAALVLYFMVAIAMHIAARDFGRNLFLNATAMLLICIAVGFFSFMA
- a CDS encoding acyl-CoA desaturase is translated as MRAQAPAAAYDGRSPFPHAQQRLSVHAGQVALTATIVIAPFIALGAGIWLAWGRGVTLTDLLLAAVFYVATGLGVTVGFHRLLTHRSFTARPWLRVILAVAGSMSFQGKLIDWVAVHRRHHAFTDQPGDPHSPYRYGTGPGGQLRGLAHAHLGWLFSSEPTSATRYAPDLLRNDPAMLRISRAFPALCAASLLLPFAAGWAISGSLYGGLTAFIWAGLVRIALLQHVTWSVNSLCHVIGERPHKTRRHDRSTDLWPLALLSFGESWHNGHHSQPNCARHGRTGRQIDPSAALISLFERLNWATNVHWQPADVLGHQRTVAGKHMLRTGTLPARLGDVSPGQHAPENLVPHREEIYGEGRNSRKAPG
- a CDS encoding STAS domain-containing protein, encoding MTVIDTAPLGVANPSSTTTVHLSGEIDIFSSAALRRRLLNTLHYSTSLLIIDLSQVSFCDAGGLAVLVGIQHRARRMGITLALRAPRPFMSRLLRTTGLDRGLPMVA
- a CDS encoding DUF5994 family protein — protein: MPRVDSALRLGLHPVLDRRAVVDGAWWPYSRDAAAELPGLIAAVDRLLDRVTLRIGLHRDAWQSIPHRIPACGRQVRIGWFRHTDPRLITLIFAAGEPVVLLVIPPDTAAGPAEATLKLTAQDTAGLSIDDILTVARLPPNPAAPLRADGR
- a CDS encoding tyrosine-type recombinase/integrase, with the translated sequence MPLSAPHAAVLADYTAALEHAPLADSTKTKYASRLRGYLAWLAGQADAGALNGDPLNDPVAATGAVRDFRRHLKNGRRAPNTIDTYLSAIDDFYARQGLGKPQAGRERDTRRTAPRTAPRALDARRARRYLRHVQLTASPRDKAIALLPYYAGLRISEVVGLDLTDVRLSARKGELRIRGKGRDAGKIRLLPVHPDLRQALADWLATRTGWKGAGTHTALFLNHRGARLSDRAAREIITGLGDAIGLGDDPTEPFSPHVLRHTFATQLIRDGKDPILVAELLGHSSLDTTRRYALPTEADKAAALDALITDH
- a CDS encoding universal stress protein is translated as MSDQGNRRSILVGYDESPGSEQALRWAVEEARLRRLPMLVCHAWQWPYPLRPISEQVLVHLENIATNVVHNGVDHARGFDARVEVRPLLAKGPVSAVLLDAAHEAALVVLGSRGVGGFEDLRVGSAAVQVPAYSVRPVIVVRPEEPAGQSSVRVVVGIDGSPASQAAFAFALEEAALRGGTVRAICGWWDPGALPGPDQLPFVDAATMRAGAEARFQQVMSVPTSQYPDVPVTTDFVDERPPRAIVEAAKGASLLVLGGHGPGVRSGALLGVVTQAALSEVHCPVAVIPFPN
- a CDS encoding STAS domain-containing protein, whose translation is MNLALLTNPAPLNAVADTHPAIDSAVRLRLDPILYRRDATAGVWWPYSRNAAAELPDLIAAVDQRLSRITQCVGLRADAWDDIPYRIPARGREVRVDCLRGADPHLIVLTVTGTEPVTLLVVPPDAGPHQAAHLLSAYRPAEPVASTPEADASAGWENEGGFVIEQDPQDVPRGQRAGQADRKPRASLLRSEHGVTVTDAFPLGRADPTVPTTVRLAGEIDICTSPALRSRLLGTLKYSTSLLILDLSAVSFCDAAGLAVLVGIQRSARTMGITLALAAPRPVMSKLLHITGLDRSLPMV
- a CDS encoding DUF5994 family protein; the protein is MPNHHPPVTPLALQPARVFLEPTLTRDGTLDGAWWPHSTDLQRELPALIRILQDRLGPILRVRLDTAAWDGIPAHLFVDGRFLRVSGLPAVPNTIRVIRGNQDGFLLLVIPPDTTGPIAAAAMRTAARTGNTLSANEILAHCHSAAHGGIPSTRMRRYRDSDADAVLALIDADRLPGQPACTPDKLGQAVSGLSQRDPALWADLEHSRTDVLVDQDDRVIGAVSCAVHHNDSTGQILWLHGREILDVVEALVSHALRELGGRDIIHAFTAALGLGLAALPTGRRPVTTKVLERAGFAGRNSWRYLHRTTPRDLDAMACSLVEVVCSKAPPGWWLKARNDDCSAQLVAQEPTDGLGVLWWFGADAGHADETLERALLQEADGLLRKHGASEITLYAAGDPEPAWAPFDAGFTEIDHLVSYTRRTSPLAARPVARRSADQGP
- a CDS encoding sensor histidine kinase, with translation MRNRVGLLAAMVAGRITVRMLRRVGSISGDLAKINISDEYGQIVQRRDLAQVAQLVENINVSLDMLDRERRFASTIAHEIRSPLAGIRVAVEEALADPDRVDYSGVFEGVLRGVDRVEALATDLLLIARSRAAEIEWEQIDLCELVRREVAVRTDPVPVEVICTPGVLVKAMPTQICEIVTNLLDNAQRYARHQVQVQVDRSDRMARLMVRDDGPGVPEKDRKRVFDRLYRLKTIPQHGSTSTGLGLAITWEIVRAHHGTVWVEPAPIGGACFIVQLPLAVPSGPES
- a CDS encoding SDR family NAD(P)-dependent oxidoreductase, with the protein product MKTWLITGCSTGFGRSLAQAVLAHGDQAVITARNVEQIKDLAEAAPGRALALPLDVTDPGQVRAAVTTAQERFGGIDVLVNNAGIGYFAATKFAVEGLTDSLRQEVAPLGISTLLVEPGPFRTDWAGRSAHETLPEREIADYADTAGAQRAAFRADTGKEPGDPHSAARALITALAADTHPSACCWAPRRTEWRSSSWSRCSPRSARAPGARTRNLRIKRGA